Part of the Variovorax paradoxus B4 genome, GATGCTCGGCGCCTATGCCGTCATCGCGGCGCTCAAGCTCGGCATCAACCTGTGGATCGCGATCTTCGTCGTCGCGCCGATCGCAGTGGGCGTCGTCGGCGTGGTGCTGGAGCGGCTGGTCATCCGGCGCCTGTACGGCCGCATGGTCGACACCATGCTGGCCACCTGGGGGCTGTCGCTGCTGCTGGTGGGCATCGTCACCTCGGTGGCGGGCAACACCACCGCCGGCGTCTCGGCGCCGCTCGGCAGCTTCTCGGTCGGCGCCTACTCGGTCAGCGGCTACACGCTGGTGATCATCGCGGTGGCCGTGGCGCTCGCACTCGCGATCCGCTTCGTGCTCACGCGCACGCAGCTCGGCCTGATCGCGCGCGGCACCATGCAGAAGCCCGACATGGCGAACGCGCTGGGCATCAGCCCGAGCCGCGTGTACTCGGTCACCTTCGCGGTCGGCGCCGCGCTCTCCGGCCTGGCCGGCGGGCTGCTCGCGCCGTTGACCG contains:
- a CDS encoding ABC transporter permease subunit, with the translated sequence MDLAFVVLIQVLYAVASLVIVSAGLAVIFGMMKVINLAHGEFMMLGAYAVIAALKLGINLWIAIFVVAPIAVGVVGVVLERLVIRRLYGRMVDTMLATWGLSLLLVGIVTSVAGNTTAGVSAPLGSFSVGAYSVSGYTLVIIAVAVALALAIRFVLTRTQLGLIARGTMQKPDMANALGISPSRVYSVTFAVGAALSGLAGGLLAPLTGVVPTMGAAFVAKAFITVIGGGPAILAGLLGASGLFGAINQLATFATTPVLGEVALLVAAIVMLRLLPQGITGRFFKGSL